CTGATGGGAAGCATTACATGAGACTTTTCATAGGAAAAATTCTAGATTGTAAATCTTAATCACAAGCACAAAGCCACATTTAACTATACATTAAAGTTTAAGCTGCATTACTGCTCTCAGTAGGCtatatttaatggtttaaatgtcttttaaaaataaaaaataaaaagctcctATCAGGAAAATTAAACTAGGTTTAAGTTTTGATGGCATTATTGGATCATCATACGCGTGAGATAAAACCTGAAGTTTAAGCAAAACACTTCACAGGCACACGTTTGCTTCagtcattattttaatttagactAAAAGTGCAGCTACACACAGCAGGCAGaggacagacagaggagaggggAGGTGGAAGAGGTCAGATGTGTTGGAtcaaagaggaggaagaggaagaggggaGGTGGAAGAGTGGTCTTACCTATCTCCTGGgcctgagaggaggacagcagCAGTGCCATGAGGGCAGCAACCACTGCCAGAGAGAGCCTGCTcttcatcttcagctctgctggTCTCAGCAGTATGAAGAAAGCTGCGAGAGAAACCAAGAAGGCAGTTAGGCGTCCTCGGGACTTCATGAGACTATTATTACTCCCTGAACATGAACCTCAGAGCTCATTAATGCACCTTCATCTTCATTTAAATCTACATGATGCTTAAAACAACCAGAAAACACAGCTTTGAAGAGAGAAATATGTCACATGATTATTCCACGAGCAGCAATAAGATCACATGATAAGCTTTATTGTATATAAAAGACTAAAATTCAACAAAATCTacaaaatatttaagaaaagaatctttcttctgtctctacattatattctttttctctcctttctgtGGGTCATATTATTTCCTCTCAGAGTAAAGACATGCATTTAATATTTCTGCATGATGAGAAATATGCTCTATACTCCCAGCCGTTATTACGATCTTCTGGTCAGTTACTTCTGGCCCAGCCCAGGCACCGTCTGAAGACCAGGGGTGATCGTGCTTTTGGCTCTGTAGCACCAAACCTCTGGAATAGTCTTCATGCTACCATTCGTGCCTCTGACTCCATTCAATCCTTTAAAGCACGCTTGAAAACTTACCTATTCAACCTGGCTTTTCCGACTCGCTAATTCTCAACGCTCATTAACTGCTGTATCGCTACTCATTTCTCTGGATAATCATGATTTCTCCCTATCTCTACTTACtaatgctttttgtttgttttctctgttttctctcttttaccTTGTTTTAATGACTTACTGTTCAGTGTAaacgtgctatataaatgaaattgtaTTGTACTGTGTATTGTCAATATTCACTCCTATGAGGACACAGTCTTCCCACTGTCTTGCGTAATGGAGGATCAAGCCATGGCACTGTGCGCAATTACGCACATCAGTGCGGAGATATAATcagaatgaaaaacaacaacaacgaaaacaacaaaaagtaaTATTGCAGAATTTAAAAAGCACGCAGATTTTAAACGGGTGATAAATTAAGGCTTGTAAATCAATCCCCCTTACATTGCACCCAAACAGAAATGCGGCGCTGACCTTCAGAGGAGATGGACACAAATGTCTTTTTCTTAAACAagtgtaaaatttaaaaagtcttCGCTGTAGACTCCGGCCAGAGAAAAGTGGGAGTGAGGTGGTCGGTCCCAGACTGCAGCCTTCTTCCAGGTATGAAGAGTCTCCACACAATCTGCTAACGAGAAGGTCGGAGGGGGGGCTGCTCCCAGCTCTGCCTGCCCCACCGCGAGCTCTTACGACATTGTCCGTTTTTGTAGATGTTTGTCTACAGAGATGAGCTTTCAGCCAACGCTAACGTGTTTCCGTGCAGTCTCCAAAGTTCTAACCGCGCCTTACTGGACAGTGCCGAGTGGTTGAGAAGTGGGCAGAGGTGTGGTGGAGTTCAGGACTGgggaaaaaattattttaaaaaatcaaaaacgcAGAGGATAATTTTTAATGTCAGTTTCCCTTCAGGGCAGAATAAATACGAGTTTCACCACTTATTAAAAAGGTTGGGTTTAAACTGTTGTGCAGctacttttcattttaatatctgGATGAGTGAAAAGTGATCTAATGAATCCTGGACACTGccctcctttttaacaggaagaaacctctgtcaCAATAaggggaggaaaacaggaaaactcatgctgtggaagagagccaaagattgaaattaaataaaaaactttaaagCCCTAATATGATCTAAGGCTCTTGTGTTTCTTAGGAAACACAAGTGTGTTTCTTAGGAAACACAGGTAAACCTACAGTGTgggagcgaagtgctctaatggggtgatatggtactacaaggtcattaagataagatggggcctgattatttaagaccttgtatgtgaggagcaggattttgaattcaattctggatttaacaggaagccaatgaagggaagccaataaaggagaaatctgctctctctttctagtccctgtcagtactcttgctgcagcattttagatcaactgaagacttttcagggcgTTTTTAGGACattctgataataatgaattacagtagtccagcctataagtaataaatgaatgaactagtttttcagcaccactctgagacaggatatttctaatatGGGAGATATTatacaaatggaagaaagcagtcttacatatttgtttaatatctgCATTggaggacatatcctggtcaaaaatgactccaaggttcctcgcAGTGTTACTGGAGACCAAGGTAATGTTATCCATTGtaagtatctggttagataccatatttctaagattttcagggccaagtacagtaacctcagttttatctgaacttagaagcagaaaaatagaggtcatccaggtctttatgtctttaagacattcatgcagtttaactaattggtgtgtgttatctggcttcatagacagatagagttgggtctcatctgcatagcagtgaaaatgtttgctatgccttctgatgatactaaggtcctagcactgaaccctgtggaactccatcaTTAACCTTCAgttaattaacctcagtgtgtgaagaggactctccatttacatgaagaaattggagtctattacaTATATAAtttaaaccactgcagcgcagtacctgtaatacctacagcatgctctaattGCTCAGGATATTATGGttgacagtatcgaacgctgcactgaggtctagcaggacaagcgcAGAGATGAGTGCACTGttagaggccataagaagatcatttgtaaccttcactaaagctgtttctgtgctgtgatggactctgaaacctgactgaaactcttcaaataagacATACATTAGTATTTCCACCATGTTACTCGTTGAACTCCTACAAAGTAACTGCAGTTTATGGGAAAGCTTCAGCCCTGGTTACCCACCAAACTATTCCCATTCACTTGTCCCTGTCTGGTAATCATGAATTCTTTGGGTTTGAGGTTCCTTGTGCTGCTCTGACTCTTGGACATTCATGGATGAAAGCCATAACATTGAGTAGGTTTACATCAAGATCTGGCAGAGGTGttcagaaaagaataaaatcttTCACCTCACTGACTGTATGACTGCTACTGATTGTTTTTATGTGGTGTACCCCTTCCCTTCAGCCGTTTGTGCAAACATCCTTACTGGAACAAGAGGCTATGAAGAAATCTAGCTTGGATTTTCTGGTTACAGGTATTATACATCCGTCTTCCTTTCCTCTTGGTGCTGCTTTTTTCCTTGTGGCAAAAATGAATAATACACTACGGCATTTTATAGATTACTGTGGAAATATATCTAACACAACTAGTCAGTTCCAAATTTTGAAACtacaacatttttccaaactgGATCTCCATAAGGTCTATCACCCAGTCCACATAAGCCAAGTGGATGATTTTCTTAACGATTTCATCTTTTTCATCAATTACATTCTTAATATTTCCCATAAGTTGGAGGGAATCAGTCAACAGGTGAGGTTAGTCTTGCAAAGGCTCTTGGAGAACAGGCTGTATATGAGTCATTTGTGAGTATGCTGACCAAACGTGTATTTAGTCATGAAAAAGTACCCATTTCTATGGTGTGTCAAAGAGCTGTTTACACTTAGACTTTTTTCCTATGAAAAAGATTTGTGTTGGGATTCCCATCAGACTCAGATGACACGCTGAACATGGCAGAAGTTCCTGTACTTACAGGAatcacacacagggacagacttCCTCGCTAACTAACCTGCAGCTCTCACACAGCAGGCTTTGATTCAGTTTTTTTGACAGGTCCAGAGCTACTTTAAGGCATCTTTAACATACTGCAGAAACATTATTTTCACTCTCTgtgaaatttaaatgtttttaaatgttgctcTTTAACAGAGCCGGAAAAACTTAACACTAAAATGTATCCCTCATAAAGATAGTACAGGAGCACACATTCACTACCTCTGCCAGCAACCATTGCTTGTTTATTGGCAGGATTTATGGAGAATTGTTAGCGGTGACCAAGAATGGTTTTAGaatatttagaattttttttcctacatatgaaaaacacaaaattctaTTTAATAAAAGTGAGATATGTTAAGACAATGTGCCAAGCATGGATTACTTGTCGTACACATTATAAATTTACTGTCTTATGTACTCTTTAGTGCACGCTTTACAAAATAGCAAACAAAGGCTAGAGGCTGAAGGCTTTATATAATGTTTATTAACTGTGAGAAGCCAAAATTGTGACACAGTGAGATTTAATTACTTGTGCAGGTATTAAGTTTAAAACTCTATAAAACTGAGACTAACGATGGGAAATCCTCACACTGGAGGAAAAAGGTTTACGTTTGCAGAGCCTCATGTTGCTTTACTAATAGTTTAAAGTTTAATTCCATTACTTCAGCAGCTTTTCATAGTTTACCACCATCAGAAAACTAAAAGGAAGAGGCACGAGCAGGTTCTTGGTCATGAGAGGCATTTCTTTATTGATCCTCAGGTCACCAAAGACTACGAGAAATAAATAGTGATCCAATGAACACCAAAATAGAATCGCACCACGACATGAAACGTGGTCCGGCACAGACGGAGTATTTTCATCTTCTTACACAATATAGAACAGCTGGCCGGTTTTTGGAAAGTGGAAGTAAACAGCTGAAGCAGAGAAGTTATTTCTTCTGAGGGAAGGATGCCTTCACCAGCTCAAACAGCACATATCCAACACCTGGAAGGAAGAGCAAAAAGACAAAGATTAAAATGGATTTCAAAGTGCTTCACTAAGGATACAGTGTCCCATTATTTTCCAGTGGATCTGTATCCTCATATGTACTACTTCATGTTATGTGGTCTGTGGAAAGAACACCATTTGTTAATAGCAGTAGGAGTTAGCATTACTTAATCCCAGCAAGATTGTTTCTATTTGTTTATCTGAAAAGTATCAAATATCAACTACCATAGTACAAAACTTGTGTACCACCTGAGTTTAAATTATCAGGCTGGATTTTtcaatttaaacaaaaactacagcagctcatgaggtTCATAAAGTAGCTCAGAGTTTAAAGCAGTTACAAAGACAGGTGTCCTTACCCAGGACGGTGAGTGCCATCGTTGTCCTGTAGAGCAGGGCGTCGGCACTGCCTCCCTTTAAATGAACGGGCATACCGTTATCCTCCTGCAACAGAAGATGGAGGGGAACCATCAGGTTTGTAAGCCCTGCTTTAACCAGAACTCCTCCAGACACCGACAAAGATTAAATGTagtgaagagcagcagcagtttgCATGAAAGCCTGCTGATGAAGTTCCTACTAAAATGGTGATTCATTGTGATTGTTATAAAGTgaacatcaaaaacaaaagaacaacttTTCAACATCTCTATCAATctctatatataaataaataataataataatttttcacAATAAGGGTGTTTTATTCTATAAAAGTGATATCTACTTCTATTCCGACATGGCACAAAGACttttgttttacacattttgGGGATTTCACTGATCTTTTTCCCCACTTCTAAATCACCATACCAAAGTGATGTAACTGGGTAAGTTAGAAATCTGCATTTcgtgtaaaaatgttttagaaaaaaacaatttttgttgtaaaataaccaaaaataacAGAAGAATACTTTTTCCAAGAAAATATGAATTTATCAAGAAAAAAGGTGGAATAAAGCCCTCGCTTTTTTAACCTCGTGTCAATAAATAAATCCACCaatccataaaaaaaataaaataaaataaaataaataaataaaagaatctgGTACTCAGATCAaagttaacatttaaaaatagatcCACTTTCTTCACAGTAAATCTTTAAGAtatgttaaaaaatattaaatatatcaaCTGTCTGAAAAGTGCTGCGATAAAAATATATTCTTAAGACACAGGAGGACGTTTTAAGATATTAATTTTTATCACTGGTCTGATTTACAGATTGAAAACGGACCTTTTGAAAGTTCAGGTCTAATTTTGTCCTCTTGTATTAAAGTATGCAATTCTGTTTGCAGCTGTTTAATCATACAACACATTGTAAGtagcagactggagcagccaacAGCAGTGCATGAGAACAAACCAGCTGGAAAACTAGTTTGTTTAGTCTGCAGCACACACTGGAAGCTGTTCAAATCATCTACGTGTTCTTCATTTTCACACCAATGATCTGCTTCAGCACCAGCTCGTCCTTTTcctgaaaactaaaaaaaaaaaactactgaaGCCCAGCTAGTGCTGCAATTAGCGGCTGATTTCCTGCAGGTTAAACATGCAGAATTAGTACTCCACTCAGTTCGGAGACTTATCTGTGGAGCTAAACTGACTGAGGTGTCCTCATTAGAAGAACCgctgctaaagaaaaaaaaatgcaccatTCACCACAGAAGACAGGAACAGGTAAATAATAATCCATCTTTATGTAGACAGACTGGACACCAAAATCTAACTCTttcaaaattaaacacaaagaaaaccaagaaaCTCGGACGGACGCTCGTCTCCACACTGCTCAGAGACTACAAATACTGTTTTAATATCTGATCtctgcaatttaaaaataaaaataaaaatgtaagaaaatttCAAGAATCGTCTAGGTTTTTTGCAATTACACGAATATTAAATTAACATTGTATTCACTGAGGATTTCTAAAGCTCAAACTGAAGTATTTGCTGAGTTTAAAAAGTGAACGCAAAACCAACCAACTAAAAACAGTTCTGACATAAACATTTCCAGTAACTGCATTTTTCCCCGTTCTTCTCATCTACTTCTTCAGGGTTTCCTCCACTGTCCCATTTTATAGCTACAGAATAAATAAGCTGAAAGGAAAACTTTTAGTTTATAGTAAAACTGCTTGTTTAGTTTAattctgtcatttctttaaaacaTTGCTGCAGGCTGACTGGGCATGCAGAATTTACTCTACGAAAATGTTTAAAGTTAAACTTAGTCCTTATTTATGGCATTTATATTtatgatatttatataaaacaaaTCTAATAAAAATTAGCAAACCACAAGTAATTAAAGgcattgccttcatattaaatactttttaatttaagccAAAGACCTTAAGACCTTTTAAGAACATCTTAAGGATTTGTAAGCACTGAGAGGTGTCACAGGTTTTTAAAGTGGTATGTTTAgctcattttttaaagaaaaaaagctatAGAATCTCATCTAAAGAGGTCTCAACTTGATACAATTGCAGCGCCAGTTTTTGGCCAGCAGAGGTCACCATTCAAGCTTGCATTTAACACTGGATCATGTCATTGCTATTTTTTAAGAGCCCATTTAAAACTTAAATTCAGACCATGACTGAAAACTTAGATattaaaggtttttgttttatttatttattcttcacTGTACTTCTGGCTCTAAAGCAAATCTGATATACAGAATATACAAAATTGGTTAAAACGAAACAGTTATACTGTCCAAATCATGTTTTCATGGTCTGAAtgcaaagttaaaacaaaaataaaagatccAGATTATTGACTGCAGCTCTGAGGGGACCTTAGCTTCCCCAAGCTTTAAAAATGATTGATCCCAGATCACGTTAGGAGCGCCTGAAGGTTGACGTTCAGATAACTGAGTACACACCAAAACAAGAGTCCATGAGAATATATTTCCTTTAAAATAAACACCTACTGAAGGGAGATAACAGAGctttgggtttttgttgttttaagtcAATGACACAAGTTAGGCGGGTGAATGTTGAGGGGCTTTGGTGTCCTCTGACTCTTTCCTTTATttgctaaatttaaaaaaatgaacagagCAGATGTGTTGTCACCAAGGTGACTCCATGAAGGTCAGCAATCACTGTCTAAAGGCCATAAACACAACATAAAGATATGTGCATTTTGATTTCAGCTCAAAGGCCACCACTCACTGAAGGTGGATCGAGAAAATGCTTCTTAACACATTCATTTCttaaaatgttcattaggaATCAAAGGTTACTTTTGATTAATTACATATAATTGATTTAATTAACAGAAAATAGGCTTAACTGTGATAAATATCTACATATATGAGCAGATGTCACACCGGAGTGCCCTTGCATagcccccccaaaaaattacattaataactTAAAGGAACTCCAACTTATATTATTCAATCTGGATCCCTTGAACTAATCACACAGATTGAACACATTAACACTTCCATCATCATTTATTCATATATCAGCTTTTtacatagagacagacacacacacacgcaggaaTTAATTTTTTGACATATTAGGATGTTTTCAATGCTCCTGTATGCTTTAAAATTTCCCAGATGGCTCCCAATACCAAGATATGAGGTTTGAATCACAGGACAGAGCCTTAattcaaataataattaatattattGGTATACAGGAAGTGGGAAACGGTCGGATTCTGAATTTAAGGCCGACAACAGAGACACAAAGGAGGCCTTCGATTATGACACAGGGTTTTATGGAGCAGTTGGAAATGCAGCGGTCTGTCTGTGTGACCTTTACCTGGAACACCTTCTGTTTCTGGGGCACTTTGTTCTCAACCTGCCGCCGGACGGAGCTGGAGATGCTCCGCCGCGCCACCTGCTGAAGCGCCtggaaaacagcagcacacCAGCAAAGTCATCCCACACACGAAGGACACGGAGAAACACTCATTTAATGAAAATATAACCACCCAGTCTTGAATACACCGAAAACAAACACCGAGAGGCCAGACAACACCGCTAAATACAACTCCTCTGCAAAGCTAATGCTAACTCTTCCCGGTGTTGACCCCTGCTAACCATTCTAAGCTAAATATAGCCGACTGTTTCTACCCCGGTGGCTCATCCATCGCATTTATCCAGCTCACTAGTTAAAAAACAACACCCAAGACAAACTTctaaatagaaaataaacttACATAAAATTGTCTGTACATGCTCATCGTCCGTCTACAGTCCGCTGTCTGTCACAAGGGCACAGGAAACCTTTGCTTCCGTTTCCACTGAATTCTTCTTCGCTATTATTAACTGTGCTCGTGCTGCGCGCTGCTGCCCCCTACATGAGCGTCAGGTACCCACAGTCAAGCATGAGAGCAGATTTAATCAAACGAAATTAtagaatttaaaatgaattggttcatatattaataaatatatgatatatattatataatatattaataaatacatatatccAATccattaataataaattatgtCATATATGAAACTTCATATTTGCTTGTTAAAGTGTAAATGGCATTTTTTATGTAACTTGTTTCattacacataaacacaatgtGCTAAacataagaaataaaaacagaaaactaaaactttaaaaagaaattaaatacacacacagtacaagGTCCCCACGTGAGGTTGTCAAGACCACCAAATTCCTTCTTGTTCACTTGGTGGAGAAACTCTTCTGGTCCCTCAACCCCAGCTCCATAACTAAGAAAGCCCAACAGCGTCTCTAGTCCCTGCAGAAGCTGAGCAAAGCCCATCTCCCACCATCCAGTCTCACCACCTTCTACAGTAGGACTAAAGAGAGCATCCTGAGCAACTACATTACTGTCTGGTACAGATTGCAATACCCTACAAAGGATAATGAGAACAGTTGAGAAGATCATCGGAGCCTctcttccctccatcacagACACCTATCGCACCCGCTGCATCTGCcaaagccaccagcattgtggAGGACCCCACCcagccctcacacacacacttctgtcAAGAGGTACCAGAGCATTCAGGCCCTCACTGCCTTCCAATGTTTAAAGACTCCGCTGCTGCTGAACAAGCTGAAGTCAGTTTGAAGATGATCCATTAAAAATTTGTTGGTAATATGGTAATAATAAAAggtttttacttatttttttaatttagtttgacCTAGACCAGACTTTCACCAAACTGGAAACAGCTTGAGCCATTATCGGTGTTTACAATCACACAAAATCTGAAATTGAGATCTTGAAAACTGTGGATGCTAGAGTGCTAAGAAACTGATTACACACTCCCTCCCTTTGGATTGgagaataaacagaaaaagtgtTTTATGACATAAAACttatgagaaaaataaaaatatttccacACTTATCATTTCCAGCTGATGAATTAAAAACGactcgtctttttttttttaaatcacaaatttattcttttaaagcaaaaacaacaaaacacaggtGAAgtatcaaaaacacaaaagtcaaaTCCAACCAGACACAGGTAATAAATTCATTtctatgttaaaaataaaaagcataatATATCTCGGCACATTTGAACATGCAGCATCTATTTAACGAGCAGGTGGAAGCAGCTGCAGCTCCTCGTAGcttaaaaatggctgtaaaaaCGACATAAATTCACTCGTAGCACAGAAAACATTTAATCACATGTAGTGCTGAGTCATGCTGCGCTGTTGTTACTGCATGTAAACCACAGTGGATGAAACTACGCGTCAGTGCACATTTCTCTGGATACTCACTCAAATTTAAACCTGTTTCAGACTCTGCAACCCTGAGGTCTCACGTGCAAATACTGGCTTTACTCTAGCAAGCAAACATCTCATAAAACTGTtcatgtaaatacaaaaaataaacactcttttttttttttagctgcagTACTCTGTGTGTTCCCTTGAAATTGCTACAACACAGTTAAAGCGCAGTTAAAGATTTAGGACAACGACAAAAAGGAGGCACAAAGACAAGCCACCCGTTCAACGCCGTACCAGAACCAACGAGGGGCAGAAAGAGACCGTGAGAGGGAGTCAAGTTAAGACTAAAGTTAAAAAATtagcagaaaaaataataatcactaAACCAGAATATAGATTCAGTAATAACTTTAATCCAGATTCATTAATAACTTTAATACGGTCTAATACGAGGGCTTTTGTTCACATTAATTTACGAGTTTGTCTCTTAAAATCATAATTTTTCCCTCACAttcgctttttttttctccctgtaaATGTTTATGTTCATTTCCATGTTTTCTCTCATAAATTTGGCTATTTATGTTTCTCACATTTGAACTTTTTTCCCTCATAAATCTGATGTTATTTTCTCAAAACTATCCAattgttagatttttttcttgtaaacacGAGTTTTTTCATGTTAATTTGCTATTCTTTCTCAAAATTTGCCCgttaatttttttagttttttccttATATTAATTCTGTCACATTTGCACATTTTGACAGTTTTCTCATATGTTTTTACTATTAATTTTGCCACTTTTTCTGGTAAATTTACAACTTTAGCCACATTTTCTGCCTTCGGTGGGCCTAACACACCATCATACACCCGAGCAGCGCGGTGACAACAACATCTCAGCAGCATGCAGCTCACACACTTATACTCCCGCTCACTTCCACTTCACCATCAGAGATCCTAAAGTGACGTAAAAAACTTTCCAGACTCATCCCTGTgaagattctttttttaaatatttgaagaGCCTGGCTGGGCTTTAAATTATTCTCCGTGCTGACTTGAATCTCTGACACAATCGTTTTTGTTATACTTGTATAGTTAGGAGAGGAATGAGCACATTTCCAACTGATTTCTTTAAGATTAGCATTTTAGTGTGACTTTAGAACATGAACTCTGCACTACAGCTGAAGATCAATCTACCATCGTCACCCGTTTCCTCAGATTAACCATCGCATCACATTTATGGCGGTGGAGGCGAGCTGGAGCGCAGCCGGCACCTCAGTTTGAGATATTAGCGCTGTTGTTGCGGTTGCCGTATTTGTGGTGGATGACCAGCAGCACGACGCCCAGGAAGAAACAGACGGAGCCCACGGTGATGTAGGCGATGCCCAGGAACGGGTTCTTGCCTCCCATCCAGGAGATGGTGCTCAGGATCATCCGCTTCCTGCCCTCAAAGCTGCGAACAGGGTAATCTGGTTTTACCTGGTTAAAGGTACGACAAccacttatttttcttttaaaccttcatttaaattttataagaatctgtttctgtttttgtttttttcatgcagTTTTGGTGTCACAGCTTTCACGTTAAGGATACTGTAGTCCACCACTAAGGTGTAGTTTCCTCGGGGCAGCGTGGGGGCCATATTGTTCTTCTTTTGGATGATGCGGTAGAGTTTGCGGAAGGTGGGCAGGGCGGCAGTTCTCATCC
This Pelmatolapia mariae isolate MD_Pm_ZW unplaced genomic scaffold, Pm_UMD_F_2 NODE_ptg000680l+_length_31507_cov_1, whole genome shotgun sequence DNA region includes the following protein-coding sequences:
- the LOC134623487 gene encoding cytochrome c oxidase subunit 7A2, mitochondrial-like; amino-acid sequence: MSMYRQFYALQQVARRSISSSVRRQVENKVPQKQKVFQEDNGMPVHLKGGSADALLYRTTMALTVLGVGYVLFELVKASFPQKK